The Neomonachus schauinslandi chromosome 11, ASM220157v2, whole genome shotgun sequence genome contains a region encoding:
- the TMEM138 gene encoding transmembrane protein 138 — MLQTSNYSLVLSLQFLLLSYDLFVNSFSELLRMAPVIQLVLFIIQDIAVLFNIIIIFLMFFNTFVFQAGLVNLLFHKFKGTIILTAVYFALSISLHVWVMNLRWKNSNRFVWTDGLQTLFVFQRLAAVFYCYFYKRTAVRLGDPRFYHDSLWLRKEFTQVQR; from the exons ATGCTCCAGACCAGTAACTATAGCCTGGTGCTCTCCCTGCAGTTCCTGCTGCTGTCCTATGACCTCTTTGTCAATTCCTTCTCGGAGCTACTCCGGATGGCTCCTGTCATCCAGCTGGTGCTCTTCAT CATCCAGGATATCGCAGTCCTcttcaacatcatcatcattttccTCATGTTCTTCAACACCTTCGTCTTCCAGGCTGGCTTGGTCAACCTCCTCTTCCACAAGTTCAAAGGGACCATCATCCTCACAGCTGTATACTTCGCCCTCAGCATCTCCCTTCATGTCTGGGTCATG AACTTACGCTGGAAAAACTCCAACCGCTTTGTCTGGACAGATGGACTTCAAACGCTGTTTGTATTCCAGAGACTAG CAGCGGTGTTTTACTGCTACTTCTACAAACGGACAGCTGTGAGACTGGGCGATCCTCGCTTCTACCATGACTCGTTATGGCTGCGCAAGGAGTTCACACAAGTCCAAAGGTGA
- the TKFC gene encoding triokinase/FMN cyclase produces MTSKKLVNTVAGCADEALAGLVACNPNLQLLHGHRVALRSDLDSLKGRVALLSGGGSGHEPAHAGFIGKGMLTGVIAGAVFTSPAVGSILAAIRAVAQAGTVGTLLIVKNYTGDRLNFGLAREQARAEGIPVEMVVIGDDSAFTVLKKAGRRGLCGTVLIHKVAGALAEAGMGLEEITNRVSVVAKAMGTLGVSLSSCSVPGSKPTFELSPDEVELGLGIHGEAGVRRIKMASANEIVTLMLDHMTASSSVSRVPVQSGSSVVLMVNNLGGLSCLELGIIADAAVHTLEGRGVKIARALVGTFMTALEMPGISLTLLLVDEPLLKLIDAETTASAWPNVAKVSVTGRKRSRAAPAEPLEAPVSTVAGGLTSKRVVLVLERVCTTLLGLEEHLNALDRAAGDGDCGTTHSRAARAIQGWLKEGPPPASPAQLLSKLSLLLLEKMGGSSGALYGLFLTAAAQPLKAKTDLPAWCAAMDAGLEAMQKYGKAAPGDRTMLDSLWAAGQELQAWKSPGANLLQVLTKAVQSAEAAAEATKNMEAGAGRASYISSARLDQPDPGAVAVAAVLRAILEALQGQGV; encoded by the exons ACCTCCAAAAAGCTGGTGAACACGGTGGCGGGCTGTGCCGACGAAGCCTTGGCTGGTCTGGTGGCCTGCAACCCCAACCTGCAGCTCCTGCACGGCCACCGCGTGGCTCTCCGTTCTGACCTGGACAGCCTCAAGGGCCGGGTGGCGCTGCTGTCGGGTGGGGGCTCTGGCCATGAGCCTGCCCATGCCG GTTTCATAGGGAAGGGGATGCTGACGGGGGTCATCGCGGGGGCCGTGTTCACCTCCCCGGCGGTGGGCAGCATCCTGGCAGCCATCAGGGCAGTGGCCCAGGCGGGCACAG TGGGGACCCTCCTCATCGTGAAGAACTACACTGGGGATCGGCTCAACTTCGGCCTGGCCCGGGAGCAGGCCCGGGCTGAGGGCATCCCCGTAGAGATGGTGGTCATTGGGGACGACAGTGCTTTCACAGTCCTGAAGAAGGCGGGCAGGCGGGGACTCTGCGGCACAGTGCTCATACACAAG GTGGCAGGTGCCCTGGCTGAGGCAGGTATGGGGCTGGAGGAAATCACAAATCGGGTGAGCGTGGTTGCCAAGGCCATGG GGACCCTGGGAGTGAGCTTGTCCTCCTGCAGCGTCCCTGGCTCCAAACCCACCTTTGAGCTCTCACCAGATGAGGTAGAGCTGGGCCTGG GGATCCACGGGGAAGCTGGCGTGCGCCGGATAAAG ATGGCAAGCGCCAACGAGATTGTGACGCTCATGTTGGACCACATGACAGCCTCCTCCAGCGTGTCCCGGGTGCCTGTGCAATCCG GCTCCTCAGTGGTGCTGATGGTCAACAACCTTGGTGGCTTGTCATGCCTGGAACTGGGCATCATAGCCGACGCTGCTGTCCACACTCTAG AGGGCCGCGGGGTGAAGATCGCCCGTGCCCTGGTGGGCACCTTCATGACAGCCCTGGAGATGCCCGgcatctctctcactcttctgcTGGTGGATGAGCCTCTCCTGAAACTGATTG ATGCTGAAACCACCGCGTCAGCCTGGCCTAACGTGGCCAAGGTCTCTGTGACTGGGCGGAAGCGGAGCCGGGCCGCCCCTGCTGAGCCTCTGGAGGCCCCCGTTTCCACTGTTGCAGGAG GTTTGACCTCGAAGCGGGTGGTCCTCGTGCTGGAGCGGGTGTGCACCACCCTTCTGGGCCTGGAGGAGCATCTGAATGCCCTGGACCGTGCTGCCGGTGACGGGGACTGTGGCACCACCCACAGCCGCGCTGCCAGAG CCATCCAGGGGTGGCTGAAGGAGGGCCCACCCcctgccagccctgcccagctACTCTCTAAACTGTCCCTCTTGCTTCTGGAGAAAATGGGAGGCTCATCTGGGGCG CTTTACGGCCTGTTCCTGACTGCAGCGGCCCAGCCACTCAAGGCCAAGACTGACCTACCAGCCTGGTGTGCTGCCATGGATGCCGGCCTGGAGGCCATGCAGAA GTACGGGAAGGCTGCTCCAGGGGACAGGACCATG CTGGATTCCCTGTGGGCAGCAGGACAGGAGCTCCAAGCCTGGAAAAGCCCAGGGGCCAATCTGTTGCAAGTTTTGACCAAAGCAGTCCAG AGTGCAGAAGCTGCAGCCGAGGCCACCAAGAACATGGAAGCTGGAGCTGGAAGAGCCAGTTACATCAGCTCTGCGCGGCTGGACCAGCCAGACCCTGGGGCAGTGGCAGTCGCAGCCGTCCTCCGCGCCATCCTGGAGGCCTTGCAGGGCCAGGGCGTGTAA
- the LOC110576318 gene encoding lysosomal membrane ascorbate-dependent ferrireductase CYB561A3: MAVGWFYLTFYALCFLGLMCIILTICWMQLWHGGFAWDGTILMFNYHPVLMVVGLVVLYSAASLVYRLPRSWVGPKLPWKIGHAALHLLAFILTVLGMVAVFQFHHHSKVAKLYSLHSWLGIVTVFLFACQWFLGFAVFLLPWASVWLRSLLKPIHLFFGVIILSLSIASVISGINEKLFFSLNNATQPYSSLPSEAIFANSLGMLVVIFGLLVLYILLVSSWKRPEPGILTEGQPLLRDGE; this comes from the exons ATGGCTGTGGGATGGTTCTACTTGACCTTCTACGCACTGTGTTTCCTGGGCTTGATGTGCATCATCCTCACCATCTGTTGGATGCAGCTATGGCATGGTGGCTTTGCCTGGGATGGCACCATTCTCATGTTCAactatcacccagtgctcatggtTGTGGGCTTAGTGGTACTCTACAGTGCTG CCTCGCTGGTGTACCGCCTGCCGCGGTCCTGGGTGGGGCCCAAGCTGCCATGGAAGATTGGCCACGCGGCCCTGCACCTGCTGGCCTTCATCCTGACCGTGCTGGGGATGGTCGCCGTCTTTCAGTTCCACCACCACTCCAAGGTCGCCAAACTCTACTCCCTGCACAGCTGGCTGGGCATTGTCACTGTCTTCCTTTTTGCCTGCCAG TGGTTCCTGGGCTTTGCCGTCTTCCTGCTGCCCTGGGCATCCGTGTGGCTGCGCAGCCTCCTTAAACCCATCCACCTCTTCTTTGGCGTCATCATCCTCTCTCTGTCCATCGCGTCTGTCATTTCCGGCATTAATGAGAAGCTTTTCTTCAGTTT GAACAATGCCACCCAGCCATATTCCAGTCTGCCCAGTGAGGCTATCTTTGCCAACAGCCTTGGGATGCTGGTGGTGATCTTCGGGCTCCTGGTGCTCTACATCCTCCTGGTTTCATCTTGGAAACGCCCAGAGCCAGGGATCCTGACTGAAGGACAG CCCCTGTTGCGTGATGGGGAGTGA